From the genome of Armatimonadia bacterium, one region includes:
- the hisD gene encoding histidinol dehydrogenase: MSIVKVEQLADLTAERREAIMSRSMEDIGDIYEGVRTICDDIRKRGDTVALEHYRKLKDDISPADLKVTPEETAAAYKVVGEEVVAQLKFVAANIEKFHRAQLERDMWSVEIAPGILAGRVSRPMDSAGCYIPGRQASYPSSVLMTITPAKVAGVEHIVACTPPDTGMVANATSLVAADIAGCDEVFKIGGPWAVASMAYGTATVPRVNKIVGPGNKYVTAAKMAVFGQVAIDSPAGPSEILILADDSANPAWVAMDFFSQVEHDQDAAAVLVTPCAELAEAVSREIDQRFPTIPRREILAPALENNSAILVTSTLDEAIAFTNDYAAEHLEVVTRDPMLVLPRIKHAGSIFLGPYAPVPVGDYASGTNHVLPTGQCAKMFSGLSTDDFIKKPTFQLLSKQGLEYLSHAVLTLSEAEGLPMHGETVKVRLQ; this comes from the coding sequence ATGTCCATCGTCAAGGTTGAGCAGTTGGCAGACCTCACGGCCGAGCGCCGCGAGGCGATCATGAGCCGGTCCATGGAGGACATCGGCGACATCTACGAGGGCGTCCGCACGATCTGCGACGACATCAGAAAGCGTGGCGACACGGTCGCTTTGGAGCACTACCGGAAGCTGAAGGACGACATCAGCCCTGCCGACCTGAAGGTGACGCCGGAGGAGACCGCTGCAGCCTACAAGGTGGTGGGCGAGGAGGTGGTGGCGCAGCTCAAGTTCGTGGCGGCCAACATCGAGAAGTTCCACCGGGCGCAGTTGGAGCGGGACATGTGGTCGGTGGAGATCGCACCGGGGATCCTGGCCGGTCGCGTCAGCCGGCCAATGGATAGCGCGGGCTGCTACATCCCGGGCCGTCAGGCCAGCTACCCCTCCAGCGTGTTGATGACCATCACACCCGCGAAGGTGGCCGGGGTCGAGCATATCGTCGCGTGCACACCACCCGACACGGGTATGGTGGCCAACGCGACTTCCCTTGTCGCCGCGGACATCGCCGGGTGCGACGAGGTCTTCAAGATCGGCGGCCCCTGGGCTGTCGCAAGCATGGCCTACGGGACCGCGACGGTGCCGCGGGTCAACAAGATCGTAGGACCGGGGAACAAGTACGTGACGGCGGCCAAGATGGCCGTCTTCGGGCAGGTGGCAATTGACTCGCCTGCGGGCCCGAGCGAGATCCTGATCCTTGCTGACGACAGCGCCAACCCGGCCTGGGTAGCGATGGACTTCTTCTCGCAGGTGGAGCACGACCAGGACGCCGCTGCGGTGCTGGTCACGCCCTGCGCAGAGCTGGCAGAGGCTGTTTCCCGCGAGATCGACCAGAGGTTCCCGACGATTCCGCGCCGCGAGATTCTTGCCCCGGCGCTGGAGAACAACTCGGCGATTCTGGTGACGAGCACCTTGGACGAGGCGATTGCCTTCACCAACGACTATGCGGCGGAGCACCTGGAGGTCGTGACCCGCGATCCGATGCTGGTGCTTCCGCGGATCAAGCACGCCGGGTCGATCTTCCTGGGGCCGTATGCGCCGGTGCCCGTGGGTGACTACGCTTCGGGAACGAACCACGTCCTGCCCACGGGACAGTGCGCCAAGATGTTCAGCGGTCTGTCCACCGACGACTTCATCAAGAAGCCGACCTTCCAGCTCCTGTCGAAGCAGGGCCTGGAGTACCTGTCCCATGCGGTGCTGACGCTGTCTGAAGCCGAGGGGCTGCCGATGCACGGCGAGACGGTGAAGGTGCGCCTGCAGTAG
- a CDS encoding DNA polymerase III subunit delta' C-terminal domain-containing protein, giving the protein MSFAQIIGHERPIAVLKRAILSERIAPAYLFVGPPNVGKSRVAHEFAKAVNCTGHGPSLFGDEAEGDPASACDQCDSCRRIDRDSHPDVHLVRPQAKVQAAGDEEAKDMVIEGAMITTEQIGDLISQANLKASQARRKIFIVCSAESMNPASANRLLKTLEEPPGDTTLVLTTQNLSRLLPTIISRCQSLTFRPAPLSQAEEGIRTLCPETDPVVLRSVVALSGGRIGWALRLLEHPQVLELRGKLLDLAASLAGRDWFEGMAVTEKLLEAAEDWWLATESDDFAEKALKASRDRILRTKTNEILDILLSWFRDLALLTAGGEQRLVVNADRLDQLAALAEGRQASKCRRACEDIEHSRRQLRGNANLRLAVEVLSFRLIGDLR; this is encoded by the coding sequence ATGTCTTTCGCACAGATCATCGGCCACGAGCGGCCGATTGCCGTTCTCAAACGCGCGATTCTCTCCGAGCGCATCGCCCCGGCATACCTGTTTGTCGGGCCGCCGAACGTGGGCAAGTCCCGCGTCGCCCACGAGTTCGCCAAGGCCGTCAACTGCACCGGGCATGGTCCATCACTCTTTGGTGACGAAGCCGAGGGCGACCCCGCCAGTGCCTGCGATCAGTGCGACTCCTGTCGGCGCATCGACCGCGACAGCCATCCCGATGTGCACCTGGTGCGTCCGCAGGCGAAGGTGCAGGCCGCCGGCGACGAGGAAGCCAAGGACATGGTGATCGAGGGCGCCATGATCACCACCGAGCAGATCGGCGACCTCATCAGCCAGGCGAACCTCAAGGCCTCTCAGGCGCGACGCAAGATCTTCATCGTGTGCTCGGCGGAGTCCATGAACCCGGCCTCGGCCAACCGCCTGCTCAAAACCCTCGAGGAGCCGCCGGGCGACACCACCCTCGTCCTGACTACGCAGAACCTGTCCAGACTGCTGCCCACCATCATCTCGCGGTGTCAGTCGCTGACTTTCCGTCCAGCGCCGCTGAGTCAGGCAGAAGAGGGAATCCGCACGCTGTGCCCGGAGACCGATCCAGTAGTGCTGCGGTCGGTGGTCGCCCTCTCGGGCGGACGAATCGGCTGGGCCCTGCGCCTTCTGGAGCACCCGCAGGTGCTTGAGCTCCGGGGCAAGCTCCTCGACCTGGCCGCCTCGCTGGCCGGACGCGACTGGTTCGAGGGCATGGCAGTCACCGAGAAGCTCCTCGAAGCTGCCGAGGACTGGTGGCTTGCCACCGAGAGCGACGACTTCGCCGAGAAGGCCCTCAAGGCCAGCCGGGACCGCATCCTTCGCACCAAGACGAACGAGATCCTCGACATCCTGCTCTCGTGGTTCCGCGATCTGGCCCTTCTCACCGCCGGCGGAGAGCAGCGCCTGGTCGTCAACGCCGACCGACTCGACCAACTCGCTGCCCTCGCTGAGGGTCGGCAGGCCTCCAAGTGTCGCCGCGCCTGTGAGGACATCGAGCACTCGCGCCGTCAGTTGCGCGGCAACGCCAACCTGCGTCTGGCGGTCGAGGTCCTATCCTTCCGCCTCATTGGCGACCTGCGTTAG